The Paenibacillus sp. G2S3 region TCCAAATGACGTATTCTGACGCTCCTTTACGAATCGCTTTGGAAATGGGGTTTATTTCTAGGCCAAAGCAGCAAATCATCTGTATACCGGCCCGTATTATGGTTGAAGTATTTAACCCTAACCGATCTGTGAATGATGAGGATGAGCTGGACGCAATTATTTAGTAGGGTTAGCCGTACTCTGCAAAGCTTTCCATGCGGCTATGGAGTCAGCACTCGTGTAAATGTAGGGTGTTGTTGGTTGCGCGATAGGTGTAATTGCTTCTGCGCGTATTTGCATCATTTCTTGGCCCTTGTATTGCACAACTTGAAGCTTGCCACGGACCTCTATCCAGGTATCCGTGGGCAAGCTTTTTAATTTGCCGGAATCAACTAACATCCCAAACGGAGTAGCATCGGCGGTACAGCACTGAACCAGAAATCTGCCAATGGCAAAAGCATTCTCTGGCGTTTCACTGTCATCGCGATATAGAAAACCGGATACGGAAATCTCTTTACCTTCAAATTGCTGTTTATACAAGTCAATAGCACCTAGTGTTTCAGAGAAAATATCAGAATACACAGGAATAGTAGGCTGCGCATATAGAAGCTTAGCTAGCTCGGTGAGCTCCTCATGATAAGGATCAATCGATTCGAATCTAACAGCGTTGTTAATCTCTGATGGTGATGAGGTTAATGAAATCCCCTTTTTGCTAGCGGCCATACTCCCCAAGGCTCGGTCAGGAAGTGCAAATCCAAGCAGCAGCGGAAAAAGAAATAATCCATAAAGCGCTGTGGTTTTAAAAAAGGAATGTGGGAGGCGATGCTCGCAGTCACATAGCACACTTCCCTTACCAAACAAGGCCTGAATGGCCAAGCTGAGCGCCATAAGAGTCAAAGGAATCGGACATAATTGAACCCAGCGTGCTAGCTTGGGCGCTACATAATAATGCAAAGCGTCCTGCTGCACTAGATGCCCAATATAGAGAGCAAAGGCGAGCAGAATGACCGCCCTTAATAAATAATGAAATCGGATGCTTCGAGCGTCATTCATGCTCTTCCTCCTAACAATGCGGAAGCCTCTGTTTGCTACCTCTATGATTACAGCCATAAGGACATGACTACAGCCCCGATAAATACGCTCGAAAAGATAAGAAAGAACAAATAAAGCGCAAATTTGGTCTTAAACAGTGAGAGTAACATCAATGAATTTTTGAAATCCAGCATCGGTCCAAATACCATAAAAGCGAGCAGTGCTCCTCCCGGAAAAGAATGTACAAAGGTGGAAGCTACAAAGGCATCTGAGGTGGAACAGAGCGAAAGCACAAA contains the following coding sequences:
- a CDS encoding TIGR03943 family protein, which produces MNDARSIRFHYLLRAVILLAFALYIGHLVQQDALHYYVAPKLARWVQLCPIPLTLMALSLAIQALFGKGSVLCDCEHRLPHSFFKTTALYGLFLFPLLLGFALPDRALGSMAASKKGISLTSSPSEINNAVRFESIDPYHEELTELAKLLYAQPTIPVYSDIFSETLGAIDLYKQQFEGKEISVSGFLYRDDSETPENAFAIGRFLVQCCTADATPFGMLVDSGKLKSLPTDTWIEVRGKLQVVQYKGQEMMQIRAEAITPIAQPTTPYIYTSADSIAAWKALQSTANPTK